One Arthrobacter sp. FW306-07-I genomic window carries:
- a CDS encoding serine protease inhibitor: MIDLTISIQEDPEAPEHVFRLLANDGHPDPGTTLPDPGAALAAVERFGEDIFFPKPGPPKLCTQQYGGPQVAVVTGTFRGRSVHSTFTRTDGCEIARWKAMAPLLGGTAT, from the coding sequence GTGATCGATTTGACCATCAGCATCCAGGAGGACCCGGAAGCTCCCGAACACGTATTCCGCCTGCTGGCCAACGATGGCCACCCCGATCCAGGGACCACCCTGCCGGATCCAGGGGCGGCCCTGGCAGCCGTGGAGCGCTTCGGCGAGGACATCTTCTTCCCCAAGCCCGGACCGCCCAAGCTGTGCACCCAGCAGTACGGCGGCCCGCAGGTAGCCGTGGTCACCGGGACATTCCGGGGGCGCAGCGTGCACTCCACCTTCACCCGCACAGATGGGTGCGAAATCGCACGTTGGAAAGCCATGGCCCCTTTGCTGGGCGGCACGGCCACCTAG